A stretch of the uncultured Desulfobacter sp. genome encodes the following:
- a CDS encoding CBS domain-containing protein, with translation MKEIQIKTVMTPLLDYVTLKETDTVYDVFQILEKNKSDNRQAHRDVIVVDNNGKFKGKVTMLDLFRSLEPNYKKLFKNYKDGTLTKDYVINAVRDFNLWMEPIQNLCERGANIKISEIMHIPSEVEYLQENDSLEKALHEYVMGVHQPLIVKNGDTVTGVLRFCDLFEVIRDRMLSCPAPE, from the coding sequence ATGAAAGAAATTCAAATAAAAACGGTTATGACCCCCTTACTCGACTATGTGACCCTCAAGGAAACAGATACTGTTTATGATGTATTCCAGATTTTAGAAAAAAACAAATCAGATAATCGCCAAGCCCACAGGGATGTGATCGTCGTTGACAACAACGGCAAGTTCAAGGGAAAAGTGACCATGCTTGATCTTTTCAGATCTCTTGAACCTAATTATAAAAAACTATTCAAAAACTATAAAGACGGTACACTGACCAAAGATTATGTGATTAATGCGGTTCGGGATTTTAACCTCTGGATGGAACCTATTCAAAACCTTTGCGAACGTGGCGCAAACATCAAAATCTCAGAAATCATGCACATTCCCAGCGAAGTTGAATACCTCCAGGAAAACGACTCTTTAGAAAAAGCGCTACATGAATATGTTATGGGCGTCCACCAGCCTTTGATTGTAAAAAACGGCGACACAGTCACCGGCGTCCTTAGATTCTGTGATTTGTTTGAGGTGATCAGAGACCGGATGCTGTCCTGTCCTGCTCCCGAATAA
- a CDS encoding transglutaminase family protein, producing the protein MKYKISHRTHYQYDTPASLSHSELVLIPRNSEFQTCNHSRVCLKPKPSARSMRQDYFGNTVINICLESPHSELDILAEAEVTLHPAAQLMPDQTPSWEQVKEKMMVYETPRDLEAFEFIFPSPMVQPNKEIARWAAEIFAPGTPILRAALDLSHRIFTEFAYDPNATNTFTPLTKAFEIKRGVCQDFAHVGIACLRAMGLAARYVSGYLNTQPPPGKSKLVGADASHAWFSIYIPGLGWVDMDPTNDVVPNDQHITLAWGRDYGDITPVRGTVLGGGNHRLQVAVDVIQQPLS; encoded by the coding sequence ATGAAATATAAAATCAGCCACCGGACCCATTATCAATATGACACGCCGGCCTCATTGTCCCATAGTGAACTGGTGCTGATACCTAGAAATTCAGAATTTCAGACCTGTAACCATAGCCGGGTTTGTCTGAAACCCAAACCGTCCGCCCGGTCCATGCGCCAGGATTATTTCGGCAACACCGTTATTAATATATGTCTGGAAAGCCCTCATTCTGAGCTTGATATTCTGGCTGAGGCCGAGGTAACCCTTCATCCGGCAGCCCAGCTGATGCCGGATCAGACGCCGTCTTGGGAACAGGTTAAAGAAAAGATGATGGTGTATGAAACACCCAGGGATCTGGAAGCCTTTGAATTTATATTTCCCTCTCCCATGGTCCAGCCCAATAAAGAGATTGCACGATGGGCCGCTGAGATATTTGCACCGGGTACCCCGATACTCCGGGCCGCTCTTGATCTGTCCCATCGGATTTTTACAGAGTTTGCCTATGATCCAAATGCCACCAATACCTTTACCCCCCTTACCAAGGCCTTTGAGATAAAGCGCGGTGTGTGCCAGGATTTTGCCCATGTGGGTATTGCCTGTCTTCGGGCCATGGGGCTTGCGGCCCGTTATGTCAGTGGCTATCTGAATACCCAGCCGCCGCCTGGAAAGTCAAAGCTGGTGGGTGCTGATGCCTCCCATGCCTGGTTCTCTATTTATATTCCGGGGCTTGGATGGGTAGATATGGACCCCACCAACGATGTTGTGCCCAATGATCAGCATATCACCCTGGCATGGGGGCGCGATTATGGAGACATTACCCCGGTTCGGGGTACAGTGCTTGGCGGCGGGAACCACCGTCTTCAGGTGGCGGTGGATGTGATACAGCAGCCCTTGAGTTAA
- a CDS encoding circularly permuted type 2 ATP-grasp protein: MRPTNESIPGNDPGPSGTKSVTPVFTTEILNQSTAVDLSNGKMQPPWDGLAKYLNSLGTAELSQRWKKARQIIHEHGSAYNVFNPKTATERPWTLDPIPLPISSRTWQNLEYGIQQRTKLLALIFKDIYGRQEFINKRVIPAELIFGNPGFLRQCRFSGDRVTPDHHLFSSDLICLADGRWQVTSHGTQDPAGIGYALENRVILTRILPRMFHSKKVQRLAPFFKYLNLSLMEISGQKQQEPHIVMLCEGPFGAHYFEQVFLARYLGYTLVEANDLTTRGDWVFLKTLGGLQRVDVILRRIPDYACDPLLGSSRTFPGIPGLLQAVRAGNVAISNALGSGVLQSPGLFALLPKLCRDILGEPLLLENVDTFWLGTPDVLQRVVEEIKNNTRPMTLYSAFSPAHTRVVNTQTLVGPKIQELINAIQTTPYAWAGHYPVEPCTAPVWSEQGVKNRYTAMRMFSTAIMENAGTAPAKITDQVEAAVMSGGLARVADDSETLVLSGTQGKGQGAKDAWCLSERPTGFKSMLHRFTTPFEIHRGSDLPSRVADNMLWLGRYMERTEGMLRVIRSVLMRVHSETQLDKVREMPFFLRAMASLKIISADLGRPDASFSVSLIEKELYRSIYGVQIQSSILNCLNNAIQVADRVRDRLSDDSWQILGRIEKGLVRIDPKNQSAQILEMLSDIILNMSAFAGLALESMTRGMGWRFMDMGRRIERALHMTTVMRSLIQGDLIPDANDLEAVLEVADSRITYHTRYRTTIHMEPLVDLLLLDEINPRSVGFQLAALYSHLESLPNSQPFSFRTKEEKIILDLTTRLRLADTQELMTPGEKHVLPNLEALLGKLNKDLERLADSITQHYLSRIETEKQLNGQFEGKGYPVAEMVNNEI, from the coding sequence ATGCGTCCGACCAATGAATCCATCCCCGGGAATGACCCGGGACCGTCCGGGACCAAATCTGTTACCCCGGTATTTACCACGGAGATACTAAACCAGAGCACAGCCGTTGATTTAAGTAACGGTAAGATGCAACCCCCTTGGGACGGACTGGCTAAATATCTTAACAGCCTGGGGACCGCCGAGTTGTCCCAGCGCTGGAAAAAAGCACGGCAGATTATTCATGAGCATGGCTCTGCCTACAATGTTTTTAATCCGAAAACCGCCACAGAACGCCCTTGGACACTTGATCCCATTCCTTTACCCATTTCAAGCCGTACCTGGCAGAACCTTGAGTACGGCATTCAGCAGCGCACAAAGCTGTTGGCTTTGATTTTTAAGGATATCTACGGTCGTCAGGAGTTTATTAACAAGCGGGTAATTCCTGCAGAGCTGATATTCGGCAACCCTGGATTTCTTCGCCAGTGCCGGTTTAGTGGTGATCGCGTTACCCCGGATCACCATCTGTTTTCTTCGGATCTCATCTGTCTGGCCGATGGCAGGTGGCAGGTGACGTCCCATGGCACCCAGGATCCGGCAGGTATCGGGTATGCCCTGGAAAATCGGGTTATCCTTACCCGGATTTTGCCCAGGATGTTTCACTCCAAAAAGGTCCAGCGCCTGGCCCCGTTTTTTAAGTACCTGAATCTGTCACTGATGGAAATTTCCGGTCAGAAACAGCAGGAACCGCATATTGTTATGCTTTGTGAAGGCCCTTTTGGGGCCCATTATTTCGAACAGGTCTTTCTGGCCAGATATCTGGGCTATACCCTGGTGGAGGCCAATGATCTAACCACTAGGGGCGATTGGGTTTTTCTTAAAACCCTGGGGGGACTTCAGCGGGTGGATGTTATTTTGCGCCGGATTCCGGATTATGCCTGTGACCCCCTGCTCGGTTCAAGCCGGACATTTCCGGGTATCCCCGGCCTGCTTCAGGCGGTTAGGGCCGGCAATGTGGCCATTAGCAATGCGCTTGGTTCCGGTGTGCTTCAATCCCCAGGCCTGTTTGCTTTGCTGCCGAAGTTGTGCCGGGACATTCTAGGCGAGCCCCTGCTCCTTGAGAATGTAGATACATTCTGGTTAGGCACCCCGGACGTTCTGCAGCGGGTGGTGGAAGAGATAAAAAATAATACCCGGCCAATGACCCTTTACAGTGCATTCAGCCCCGCCCATACCCGGGTGGTGAATACTCAAACCCTGGTCGGACCTAAAATACAGGAATTGATTAACGCCATTCAGACCACACCCTATGCCTGGGCCGGTCATTATCCGGTTGAACCTTGTACTGCGCCGGTCTGGTCTGAACAAGGCGTAAAAAACAGGTATACGGCTATGCGCATGTTCTCCACCGCCATCATGGAGAATGCCGGTACCGCGCCCGCAAAAATTACGGATCAAGTGGAAGCCGCGGTCATGTCAGGTGGGTTGGCCCGGGTGGCTGATGACTCGGAAACCCTCGTTTTGTCAGGTACCCAGGGAAAAGGGCAGGGGGCCAAAGATGCCTGGTGTCTGTCCGAGCGACCCACAGGGTTTAAAAGCATGCTTCATCGCTTTACCACGCCTTTTGAAATTCACAGGGGAAGTGATTTGCCCAGCCGGGTGGCGGATAACATGCTGTGGCTGGGGCGGTACATGGAGCGTACCGAAGGAATGCTGCGGGTGATCCGAAGCGTTTTGATGCGTGTGCACAGTGAAACCCAACTGGACAAGGTCCGTGAAATGCCGTTTTTTCTCCGGGCCATGGCCAGTTTGAAAATTATTTCTGCAGACCTTGGCCGGCCGGATGCTTCATTTTCCGTAAGCCTTATTGAAAAAGAGTTATACCGGTCCATTTACGGGGTTCAGATACAAAGCAGTATTCTCAACTGTTTGAATAACGCCATCCAGGTGGCGGATCGGGTGAGGGACCGCCTCTCTGATGATTCCTGGCAGATTCTCGGGCGTATTGAAAAAGGGCTGGTTCGAATTGACCCTAAAAATCAGAGTGCGCAAATCCTGGAAATGCTCAGCGATATTATCCTGAATATGTCAGCATTTGCAGGCCTTGCCCTGGAGAGCATGACCCGGGGCATGGGATGGCGGTTCATGGACATGGGCCGGCGCATTGAGCGGGCCCTTCACATGACAACGGTTATGCGCAGTCTGATCCAGGGGGACTTAATTCCGGACGCCAACGATCTTGAGGCTGTGCTTGAGGTGGCGGACAGCCGTATTACCTACCATACCCGGTACCGGACAACCATTCACATGGAACCCCTGGTGGACCTGCTCCTGCTGGATGAGATTAACCCAAGATCTGTGGGGTTTCAGTTGGCTGCACTCTATTCACATCTGGAAAGCCTGCCTAATTCTCAGCCCTTTTCTTTCAGGACCAAAGAAGAAAAAATTATCCTGGATTTGACCACCCGGCTACGGCTGGCAGATACACAGGAGTTGATGACACCTGGGGAAAAGCATGTGCTGCCTAACCTGGAGGCATTGCTGGGAAAATTGAACAAAGATTTGGAACGCCTTGCCGACAGCATCACCCAGCACTATTTAAGTCGGATTGAGACGGAAAAACAGCTAAATGGCCAGTTTGAGGGGAAAGGTTACCCCGTGGCGGAAATGGTGAACAATGAAATATAA